In Arcobacter sp. F155, one DNA window encodes the following:
- a CDS encoding flagellin encodes MRINTNISSLNAQESAVNTNKNLKNSLEKLSSGLKINKASDDASGLAIADKLRTQATSINQGIDNGNSAVTLLQIADKSMAEQSNILDTIKAKLIQANTDTTSAAGRVSIAKDVDKLLEQLDNISQSTNYNGTQLIGSTTGTAGSTSLSFQVGESYTNGGTIELGAITSNTTGLSLTDLQDAVSAAGALSAGSTGGDLATAGFSGGDIEDFQDDINDAISKLNGYRGDIGSTQNQVESAVRNLMTQATNVKAAESIIRDVDYAKESANFNKQNIISQAGSYAMSQANATQQNVLRLLQ; translated from the coding sequence ATGAGAATTAATACAAATATATCTTCGTTAAATGCACAAGAATCAGCGGTAAACACTAACAAAAACTTAAAAAATTCGTTAGAAAAATTATCTTCTGGTCTTAAAATTAATAAAGCTTCAGATGATGCTTCTGGTTTAGCAATTGCTGATAAATTAAGAACTCAAGCTACTTCAATCAATCAAGGTATTGATAATGGTAACTCTGCAGTTACTTTATTACAAATTGCTGATAAATCAATGGCAGAGCAATCTAATATCTTAGATACTATTAAAGCTAAACTTATCCAAGCAAATACAGATACAACTTCTGCTGCAGGTAGAGTTTCAATTGCAAAAGATGTTGATAAACTATTAGAGCAATTAGACAATATTTCTCAGTCTACTAACTATAATGGTACTCAACTTATTGGTTCTACAACTGGTACTGCTGGTTCAACTTCATTATCTTTCCAAGTTGGTGAAAGTTATACAAATGGTGGTACTATTGAATTAGGTGCTATTACATCTAATACTACTGGTTTATCATTAACTGACTTACAAGATGCTGTATCTGCAGCTGGTGCTTTAAGTGCTGGTTCTACAGGTGGTGATCTTGCTACTGCTGGATTCAGTGGTGGAGATATTGAAGATTTCCAAGATGATATTAATGACGCAATTTCTAAACTAAATGGATATAGAGGAGACATCGGTTCTACTCAAAACCAAGTTGAATCTGCGGTTAGAAACTTAATGACTCAAGCTACTAATGTTAAAGCTGCCGAGTCTATTATTAGAGATGTTGACTACGCTAAAGAGTCTGCTAACTTTAATAAACAAAATATTATTTCTCAAGCTGGTTCTTATGCTATGTCACAAGCAAATGCAACACAGCAAAACGTTTTAAGATTATTACAATAG
- a CDS encoding flagellin, with the protein MRINTNVSSLTAQESAVNTNKNLKSSLEKLSSGLKINKASDDASGLAIADKLRTQATAINQGIDNGNSAVTLLQIADKSMAEQSNILDTIKAKLIQANTDTTSAAGRISIAKDIDKLLEQLDNISQSTNYNGTQLIGSTTGTGSSTSLSFQVGESYTNGGTIELGAITSNSTGLALTGLSDAVSAAGALSAGSTGGDLATAGFSGGDIEGFQDAIGDAITKLNGYRGDIGSTQNQIESAVRNLMTQATNVKAAESIIRDVDYAKESANFNKQNIISQAGSYAMSQANNVQQNVLRLLQ; encoded by the coding sequence ATGAGAATTAACACAAACGTCTCATCTCTTACAGCTCAAGAATCAGCGGTAAACACTAACAAGAACTTAAAGAGTTCGTTAGAGAAGTTATCTTCTGGTCTTAAAATTAATAAAGCTTCAGATGATGCTTCTGGTTTAGCAATTGCAGATAAATTAAGAACTCAAGCCACTGCAATTAATCAAGGTATTGATAATGGTAACTCTGCAGTTACTTTATTACAAATTGCTGATAAATCGATGGCAGAGCAATCTAATATCTTAGATACTATTAAAGCTAAACTTATTCAAGCAAACACAGATACAACTTCTGCTGCAGGTAGAATTTCAATTGCAAAAGATATTGATAAACTATTAGAACAATTAGACAATATTTCTCAGTCTACTAACTATAATGGCACTCAACTTATTGGTTCTACAACAGGAACAGGAAGCTCAACTTCATTATCTTTCCAAGTTGGAGAAAGTTATACAAATGGTGGTACTATTGAATTAGGTGCTATTACTTCAAATAGTACAGGACTTGCCCTTACTGGATTATCAGATGCAGTATCTGCAGCTGGTGCGTTAAGTGCTGGTTCTACAGGTGGTGATCTTGCTACTGCTGGATTTAGTGGTGGAGATATTGAAGGTTTCCAAGATGCAATAGGTGATGCAATCACAAAACTAAATGGATATAGAGGGGACATCGGTTCTACTCAAAACCAAATTGAATCTGCGGTTAGAAACTTAATGACTCAAGCTACTAATGTTAAAGCTGCCGAGTCTATTATTAGAGATGTTGACTACGCTAAAGAGTCTGCTAACTTTAATAAACAAAATATTATTTCTCAAGCTGGTTCTTATGCTATGTCTCAAGCAAATAACGTGCAACAAAACGTTCTTAGATTATTACAATAA
- the trmA gene encoding tRNA (uridine(54)-C5)-methyltransferase TrmA codes for MNCEYFGKCGSCTLYDKNYEEQLEYKVQREKQRFSQFDIPNIDIIKSEEQNFRTRAEFRIWKNFDNENNPTISYAMNDFDKNALEIESCQIVSKDIACLMPKLLEKIQNDEELKFKLFACEFLNSTTNDMLVTLIYHRKLEENWIEKAKALEKEFGIKIIGRSRKQKEILSKDFIEETLEIEEKKFHFQYKEGGFTQPNTKVNIKMIEWVLGQIEKNDKDLCELYCGGGNFTIPLSQKFNKVLATEISKTSIKSALINCSLNSISNIDFIRMSAEEFVEALEEKREFNRLKDIDLKSYNFETIFVDPPRAGLDDTTRALSKEFDTIIYISCNPETLHRDLEELTKTHKIINFALFDQFSYTEHIESGVILNKV; via the coding sequence ATGAATTGTGAATATTTTGGAAAATGTGGAAGCTGTACCCTTTATGATAAAAATTATGAAGAACAACTAGAGTATAAAGTTCAAAGAGAAAAACAAAGGTTTTCACAATTTGATATTCCAAATATAGATATTATAAAAAGTGAAGAACAAAACTTCCGTACAAGAGCAGAGTTTAGAATCTGGAAAAACTTTGATAATGAAAATAATCCAACTATTTCATATGCAATGAATGACTTTGATAAAAATGCTTTAGAAATAGAATCTTGTCAAATTGTGTCAAAAGATATTGCCTGTTTAATGCCTAAACTTTTAGAAAAAATCCAAAATGATGAAGAACTAAAATTCAAACTTTTTGCCTGTGAGTTTTTAAACTCTACTACAAATGATATGCTTGTAACTTTAATCTATCATAGAAAATTAGAAGAGAACTGGATAGAAAAAGCTAAAGCACTAGAAAAAGAGTTTGGAATTAAAATTATTGGAAGAAGTAGAAAACAAAAAGAGATTTTAAGTAAAGACTTTATAGAAGAGACTTTAGAAATAGAAGAAAAAAAGTTTCATTTCCAATATAAAGAAGGTGGCTTTACGCAACCAAACACAAAAGTAAATATTAAAATGATTGAGTGGGTTTTAGGGCAAATTGAAAAAAATGATAAAGACCTTTGTGAATTATACTGTGGCGGAGGAAACTTCACAATTCCTTTAAGTCAAAAGTTTAATAAAGTCTTAGCAACAGAGATTTCAAAAACCTCTATAAAATCTGCACTTATAAACTGTTCTTTAAACAGTATCTCAAATATTGATTTTATCAGAATGAGTGCTGAAGAGTTTGTTGAAGCTTTAGAAGAGAAAAGAGAGTTTAATAGACTTAAAGATATTGATTTAAAATCATATAACTTTGAAACAATATTTGTAGACCCTCCAAGAGCAGGATTAGACGATACGACAAGAGCTTTAAGTAAAGAGTTTGATACTATTATCTATATTTCATGTAATCCTGAAACACTGCATCGTGACTTAGAAGAGTTAACAAAAACACATAAAATAATTAATTTCGCACTTTTTGACCAATTTTCATACACAGAACACATTGAAAGTGGGGTTATTTTAAACAAAGTTTAA
- a CDS encoding helicase-related protein: MKETFQQQLQTLLKCDLKQLFPLARSMNRKLKFFVGPTNSGKTYNAMKELKEANSGLYLAPLRLLALEGHEELKEAGIENSLITGEEQQINEDAAHVCSTIEMLDFNLDVDVAIIDEVQMLDDIDRGWAWVNAIIGCPAKTVIMTGSVNALDAVKKIASYLGEELEIVKHKRKTPLQVMERHTSLDNLEPATALIAFSRMDVLKLKQKLQKKYRVSVIYGNLSPEVRRDEARRFRERKSDILIATDAIAMGLNLPIKNILFTTDTKFDGVSRRKISVNEIVQIAGRAGRYKLFDAGFLGATRRDVLSYIKEEFEQPVATIKPPYKVKISTEQLLELSNHIKTKSLVKILKFFKTNMKFDGPFIASNISSLIEASTIVDKREKLDLEEKYLLAQAPITTKSNIILQAYEAYIAAVIKNKICRYKPSITLPKKAITQKDLLLVEDEVKKISLYLWLSYKFPDIFVDYEKALILRNSFNSFIEKSLKSNLKVEKRDEKKKFFNPRRNNQKNPRRNSRRERRR; this comes from the coding sequence ATGAAAGAAACTTTCCAACAACAATTACAAACACTTTTAAAGTGTGATTTAAAACAACTTTTTCCCCTTGCAAGATCTATGAATAGAAAACTAAAGTTTTTTGTAGGACCAACAAATTCAGGGAAAACATATAATGCAATGAAAGAGTTAAAAGAGGCTAACTCTGGTCTTTATTTAGCTCCTTTAAGATTACTTGCCCTAGAAGGCCATGAAGAGCTAAAAGAAGCAGGAATTGAAAACTCACTTATTACAGGTGAAGAACAACAAATAAATGAAGATGCAGCTCATGTTTGTTCAACTATTGAGATGCTTGATTTTAATCTTGATGTCGATGTAGCAATTATCGATGAAGTTCAGATGTTAGATGACATAGATAGAGGTTGGGCTTGGGTAAATGCAATCATTGGCTGTCCAGCAAAAACTGTTATTATGACTGGCTCTGTAAATGCTTTAGATGCTGTTAAAAAAATAGCTTCTTATTTAGGTGAAGAGCTTGAAATAGTAAAACACAAAAGAAAAACTCCACTACAAGTTATGGAAAGGCACACTTCTTTAGATAACCTAGAACCTGCAACTGCTCTTATTGCATTTTCTAGAATGGATGTTTTAAAACTAAAACAAAAATTACAAAAGAAATACAGGGTTTCTGTTATCTATGGAAATTTATCACCAGAAGTTAGACGGGATGAAGCAAGAAGATTTAGAGAAAGAAAAAGTGATATTTTAATTGCAACAGATGCAATTGCGATGGGTTTAAATCTTCCAATTAAAAATATACTTTTTACTACTGATACAAAATTTGATGGAGTAAGTAGAAGAAAAATATCTGTAAATGAGATAGTTCAAATAGCAGGTCGTGCAGGAAGATATAAACTTTTTGATGCAGGTTTTTTAGGTGCTACTAGAAGAGATGTTTTATCTTATATCAAAGAAGAGTTTGAGCAACCAGTTGCAACAATTAAACCTCCTTATAAAGTTAAAATTTCAACGGAACAATTACTAGAATTAAGTAATCATATAAAAACAAAATCATTAGTTAAAATTCTAAAGTTTTTTAAAACAAATATGAAATTCGATGGTCCTTTTATAGCTTCAAATATTTCATCTTTGATTGAGGCTTCAACTATTGTAGATAAAAGAGAAAAATTAGATTTAGAAGAAAAGTATTTATTAGCACAAGCTCCTATTACAACTAAGTCAAATATTATTTTACAGGCTTATGAAGCTTATATTGCAGCAGTTATTAAAAACAAAATTTGTAGGTACAAACCTTCTATTACATTACCTAAAAAAGCAATAACTCAAAAAGATTTACTACTTGTAGAAGATGAAGTAAAAAAAATATCTTTATACCTTTGGCTTTCTTATAAATTTCCAGATATTTTTGTTGACTATGAAAAAGCTTTAATTTTAAGAAACTCTTTTAATTCATTTATTGAAAAATCATTAAAAAGTAACCTAAAAGTAGAAAAAAGAGATGAGAAGAAAAAGTTCTTCAATCCACGAAGAAATAATCAAAAAAACCCACGTAGAAATTCACGAAGAGAAAGAAGAAGATAA
- a CDS encoding ankyrin repeat domain-containing protein, translated as MLGMFKGDNTEALHKELLKNYIDEKKIQSLINSGVDINKKDAKGRTLLFELAAKRRIESIKILIKNGIDINAEDNYGKTVLSEAADKMDGMMIRFLLDNGSSVNHINSSGRTVLQDAALEENDKVFKILMAHEPDLSITDHYGRTVLFDAVEGGNLEIIKEVVNNVDDINITDNNGQTVLFHSVLKDDDKITKYLISNEIDVNVLDKKRQNALFNAIVLGSQAISTIEALLEAGVKLNIKDHADKTLLDEILKILAISKLDDIKVEGKYRFVSADRNYLKLTGFLIDNGLAINRTDSQGKTVLYKEVERENYDTIDFLLASGADINAQDNEGRTVLFDAVLKGPSNMNMIDHLIENGVDVDHRDYSERTIIDDLCEAVLITQSNKKPTLKRFLELKETEDYFVLLKKMLLFKPKINQPKANGRTLIFELVNENNLELIKMIVNAGADLNVEDYDGATPLSYMIDNGLKITRQREKELFLERLVFLLKFRVEINTVDKDGRTIFHKAVMADDIEVVEKLLSKKTNLDIRDKQGRTALHHTQWKGNYKIARLLISAGADINAADYAGFTILNYAAILGHTRLVVVLIASGILMYNHRKKSKSVAKFFKEREANLDKLINANLTDEKMKRALQEVVDNLKKEINDALEG; from the coding sequence ATGTTAGGTATGTTCAAAGGTGACAATACAGAAGCACTCCATAAGGAGCTTCTTAAGAACTATATTGATGAAAAGAAAATACAATCTTTAATAAATAGTGGCGTAGATATCAATAAAAAAGATGCAAAAGGTAGAACTTTATTATTTGAATTAGCTGCAAAAAGAAGAATTGAATCAATAAAAATATTAATTAAAAATGGTATAGATATTAATGCTGAAGATAATTATGGGAAAACAGTATTAAGTGAAGCTGCCGATAAGATGGATGGAATGATGATTAGGTTCCTTCTTGATAATGGCTCTTCTGTAAACCATATAAATTCATCAGGAAGAACTGTATTACAAGATGCTGCCTTAGAAGAGAATGACAAAGTATTTAAAATTTTAATGGCTCATGAGCCTGACCTTTCAATAACTGACCACTATGGAAGAACTGTTCTTTTTGATGCAGTTGAAGGTGGAAATTTAGAGATTATAAAAGAAGTTGTAAATAATGTAGATGATATAAATATTACAGATAACAACGGTCAAACAGTACTTTTTCATTCTGTATTAAAAGATGATGATAAAATCACAAAATACTTAATTTCAAATGAAATAGATGTAAATGTTTTAGATAAAAAAAGACAAAATGCTTTATTTAATGCAATAGTTTTAGGTTCACAAGCTATTTCTACAATTGAAGCCTTACTTGAAGCTGGAGTAAAACTTAATATTAAAGACCATGCTGATAAAACTCTTTTAGATGAAATTTTAAAAATACTTGCAATCTCAAAACTTGATGATATCAAAGTTGAAGGTAAATATAGATTTGTATCTGCAGATAGAAACTATTTAAAACTAACAGGATTTTTAATTGATAATGGACTTGCAATCAATAGAACAGATTCTCAGGGTAAAACTGTTTTATACAAAGAGGTTGAAAGAGAAAATTATGACACAATAGATTTCCTTTTAGCTTCAGGTGCTGATATTAATGCTCAGGATAATGAAGGAAGAACTGTACTTTTTGATGCAGTTTTAAAAGGTCCTTCAAATATGAATATGATTGATCACTTGATTGAAAATGGAGTAGATGTTGATCATAGAGATTATTCTGAGAGAACTATTATTGATGATTTATGTGAAGCAGTATTAATCACTCAAAGTAATAAAAAGCCTACTTTAAAAAGATTTTTAGAGTTAAAGGAAACAGAAGACTATTTTGTTTTATTAAAGAAAATGCTTTTATTTAAACCAAAAATAAATCAACCAAAAGCAAATGGAAGAACTCTTATTTTTGAATTAGTAAATGAAAATAACTTAGAACTTATTAAGATGATAGTTAATGCAGGAGCTGATCTAAATGTTGAGGATTATGATGGAGCTACACCTTTATCATATATGATTGACAATGGTTTAAAAATAACAAGACAAAGAGAAAAAGAGCTATTTTTAGAAAGACTTGTTTTTTTACTTAAATTTAGAGTAGAAATAAATACTGTTGATAAAGATGGAAGAACTATTTTCCATAAAGCAGTAATGGCTGATGATATTGAAGTAGTAGAAAAACTATTAAGTAAAAAAACAAATCTTGATATTAGAGATAAGCAAGGAAGAACAGCACTTCATCATACTCAATGGAAAGGTAATTATAAAATTGCAAGACTATTAATTTCTGCGGGAGCTGATATAAATGCAGCAGATTATGCAGGTTTTACAATTCTTAATTATGCTGCAATTTTAGGACATACAAGATTAGTTGTAGTATTAATTGCCTCTGGTATTTTAATGTATAACCATAGAAAAAAGAGTAAATCAGTAGCCAAATTCTTTAAAGAAAGAGAAGCAAATTTAGATAAATTAATCAATGCAAATTTAACTGATGAAAAGATGAAAAGAGCTTTACAAGAAGTTGTAGATAATCTAAAAAAAGAAATTAACGACGCATTAGAGGGATAA
- the glmU gene encoding bifunctional UDP-N-acetylglucosamine diphosphorylase/glucosamine-1-phosphate N-acetyltransferase GlmU, with protein MSNKSIIILAAGAGTRMKSTTPKVLHKISGKPMLYYSIKEALTISDDVTVVLYHQAQRVQEEMEKYFTNINFVIQDHENYPGTGGAVMNITPKYEQTLVLNGDMPLIQAVELEKFDILYSSSNRSEADAIIVMSVLELEDANGYGRVVIENSNVKKIVEQKDANEAELKITTANAGIYQFDTKFLLENLPKLSNDNAQKEYYITDLIEMAISQGKVLKPIVVSEENFKGVNSKVELADAEVIHQNRIKKAFMAEGVIMRLPDTIYIEEGVQIEGESILENGVTLLGNSKIVNSHIKTNTVIEDSILVDSDAGPMARIRPGSELDSTHIGNFVETKKAKLNGVKAGHLAYLGDCEIDEGTNIGCGTITCNYDGINKYKTIIGKNVFVGSDTQFVAPIIVEDDVLIGAGSTVTSDLKKGQLYTTRAKKRVVEGYFYKHFNQEKTEK; from the coding sequence ATGTCAAATAAATCAATTATAATTTTAGCAGCTGGAGCTGGAACTAGAATGAAATCAACAACACCAAAGGTTTTACATAAAATCTCTGGTAAACCTATGTTATATTATTCGATAAAAGAAGCTTTAACAATTAGTGATGATGTGACAGTTGTACTTTACCACCAAGCACAAAGAGTACAAGAAGAGATGGAAAAGTATTTTACAAATATTAATTTTGTAATTCAAGACCACGAAAATTATCCAGGTACTGGTGGGGCAGTTATGAATATAACTCCTAAGTACGAACAAACATTAGTTTTAAATGGAGATATGCCTTTAATTCAAGCAGTCGAGTTAGAAAAATTTGATATTCTCTACTCTTCGAGTAATCGTTCTGAAGCTGATGCAATTATTGTTATGTCAGTACTTGAACTAGAAGATGCAAATGGATATGGTAGAGTTGTAATTGAAAATAGTAATGTTAAAAAAATAGTTGAACAAAAAGATGCAAATGAAGCTGAACTTAAAATTACAACAGCAAATGCTGGAATTTACCAATTTGATACGAAATTTTTATTAGAAAACTTACCAAAACTTTCAAACGATAATGCTCAAAAAGAGTACTATATTACTGATTTAATAGAAATGGCAATCTCTCAAGGAAAAGTTTTAAAACCAATTGTAGTAAGTGAAGAGAACTTTAAAGGGGTTAACTCTAAAGTTGAACTAGCTGATGCCGAAGTAATTCACCAAAATAGAATCAAAAAAGCTTTTATGGCTGAGGGTGTGATTATGAGACTACCTGATACTATTTATATAGAAGAGGGTGTTCAAATTGAAGGTGAGTCTATCTTAGAAAATGGAGTTACTCTTTTAGGAAACTCTAAAATAGTTAATTCTCATATTAAAACAAATACAGTAATTGAAGACTCTATTTTAGTAGATTCTGATGCTGGACCTATGGCAAGAATTAGACCAGGATCTGAACTTGATTCAACTCACATTGGAAACTTTGTAGAGACAAAAAAAGCAAAATTAAATGGTGTAAAAGCAGGACACTTAGCATATCTTGGTGATTGTGAAATTGATGAGGGTACAAATATAGGTTGTGGAACAATTACTTGTAATTATGATGGAATCAATAAGTATAAAACAATTATTGGTAAAAATGTATTTGTAGGAAGTGATACACAATTTGTAGCTCCAATAATAGTAGAAGATGATGTTCTTATTGGTGCTGGAAGTACTGTAACAAGTGATTTAAAAAAAGGACAACTTTATACAACTAGAGCTAAAAAAAGAGTTGTAGAAGGTTATTTTTATAAACATTTTAATCAAGAAAAGACAGAAAAGTAG
- the coaBC gene encoding bifunctional phosphopantothenoylcysteine decarboxylase/phosphopantothenate--cysteine ligase CoaBC produces MLLKNRNILLCITGSIAVYKALELVRLYIKSGANVKVLMTEASQRFVTKLSFEAISQNKVLDESSESWEKNQDYNHIDIGKWADILVVAPCSANTINKLANGIADNLLTQTVLAYKGKKVIAPAANTNMIENQITIKSLKKLKKLGFELINSQVKELACKDVGNGALAEPETIFYKTARELLKEKYWLDRSVILSGGGTVEKIDDVRYISNYSSGKMASSLALALYLKGADVNLVSTRGHEHLESSLSEIKTFNIQSSYAMYEDLEILIKKAKKDNEKAKKPYLFMVAAVSDYVPSEDFEGKLKKEMVGQAWNLKLKQNIDILNSLDKKALISIGFKAEMDEVVANENATKMLEKKNLDAVCLNILKDKNSFGTSDNAIELIFENESFSYEGQKDEISFDIIEKLAQKFANE; encoded by the coding sequence ATGCTTTTAAAAAACAGAAACATTTTACTTTGTATTACGGGTTCTATTGCTGTATATAAAGCTTTAGAGTTAGTAAGGCTTTATATAAAAAGTGGTGCAAATGTAAAAGTTCTTATGACTGAAGCTTCTCAAAGATTTGTAACAAAACTATCTTTTGAAGCAATCTCTCAAAACAAAGTTTTAGATGAGTCTTCTGAGTCATGGGAGAAAAATCAAGATTATAATCATATTGATATTGGAAAGTGGGCTGATATTTTAGTGGTAGCTCCTTGTAGTGCAAATACAATAAATAAATTAGCAAATGGAATTGCAGATAATCTATTAACACAAACTGTTCTAGCATATAAGGGCAAAAAAGTAATAGCACCAGCAGCAAATACAAATATGATTGAAAATCAAATTACAATTAAAAGTTTAAAAAAGCTAAAAAAACTTGGCTTTGAGCTTATAAATTCACAAGTAAAAGAGTTAGCTTGTAAAGATGTGGGAAATGGAGCTTTAGCAGAGCCTGAGACTATTTTTTATAAAACAGCAAGAGAACTTTTAAAAGAAAAGTATTGGCTTGATAGAAGTGTTATTTTAAGTGGTGGTGGAACTGTTGAAAAGATTGATGATGTAAGATATATTTCAAACTATTCATCTGGAAAAATGGCTTCTTCTTTAGCACTTGCTTTATATTTAAAAGGCGCAGATGTAAATCTAGTTAGTACAAGAGGCCATGAACATCTAGAAAGCTCTCTTTCAGAGATTAAAACTTTTAACATTCAAAGCTCATATGCTATGTATGAAGATTTAGAAATCTTAATAAAAAAAGCAAAAAAAGATAATGAAAAAGCAAAAAAACCATATCTTTTTATGGTTGCAGCAGTAAGTGATTATGTGCCAAGTGAAGACTTTGAGGGTAAACTAAAAAAAGAGATGGTAGGACAAGCTTGGAATTTGAAGCTAAAACAAAATATTGATATCTTAAACTCTTTAGATAAAAAAGCTTTAATTTCAATTGGCTTTAAAGCAGAAATGGATGAAGTTGTAGCAAATGAAAATGCAACAAAAATGCTTGAAAAGAAAAACCTTGATGCTGTTTGCCTAAATATTTTAAAAGATAAAAACTCTTTTGGAACAAGTGATAATGCAATAGAGCTTATATTTGAGAATGAAAGCTTCTCTTATGAAGGTCAAAAAGATGAAATCTCATTTGATATAATAGAGAAGTTAGCCCAAAAGTTTGCCAATGAGTAA
- a CDS encoding di-trans,poly-cis-decaprenylcistransferase, giving the protein MSKEKKQNPIHIAMIMDGNGRWAEEKGLKRTAGHEEGAKTVRRITKHCSELGVKYLTLYAFSTENWARPKLEVEFLMKLLEKYLKSELQVYLENSIRFKAIGDLSKFSKSLQKIIRQTEEKTANGKNLTQVLALNYGSQDEILRAIKKLNEKQLEVTKENFESCLDTANIPDVDMLIRTSGEIRLSNYLLWQNAYAELFFTNTYWPEFSTSELDDMVSDFVNRERRFGAI; this is encoded by the coding sequence ATGAGTAAAGAAAAAAAACAAAATCCTATACATATTGCTATGATAATGGATGGTAATGGTAGATGGGCAGAAGAGAAAGGCTTAAAAAGAACAGCTGGACATGAAGAAGGTGCAAAAACAGTTAGAAGAATAACTAAGCATTGTTCAGAACTTGGAGTAAAATATTTAACTCTTTATGCTTTTTCCACTGAGAATTGGGCCAGACCAAAACTTGAAGTTGAATTTTTAATGAAGCTTTTAGAAAAGTATTTAAAAAGTGAACTTCAAGTTTATTTAGAAAATTCTATTAGATTTAAAGCAATTGGAGACTTATCAAAGTTTTCAAAATCTTTACAAAAGATTATTAGACAAACAGAAGAAAAAACGGCAAATGGGAAAAATCTTACTCAAGTTTTAGCTTTAAATTATGGTTCTCAAGATGAAATCTTAAGAGCAATAAAGAAGTTAAATGAAAAGCAATTAGAAGTTACAAAAGAGAATTTTGAATCTTGCCTTGATACAGCTAATATTCCAGATGTGGATATGTTAATTCGTACAAGTGGTGAAATTAGATTATCTAACTATCTTCTTTGGCAAAATGCCTATGCTGAACTATTTTTTACAAATACATATTGGCCAGAGTTTTCAACGTCAGAATTAGATGATATGGTAAGTGATTTTGTAAATAGAGA